In Elaeis guineensis isolate ETL-2024a chromosome 1, EG11, whole genome shotgun sequence, a genomic segment contains:
- the LOC105038004 gene encoding RING-H2 finger protein ATL78, translating to MDGQFRKLGTHAPVVGPPPNPAGPVATPAAAGPSRSFTQFDANVIMILAAFLCAMICALAVNTIVRCCLRFTNRVWVGPEPAGTLDQPAPVRVSRKEALKALPTLVYSTGLGLPLSGSDCAICLSEFAPGERVRVLPKCNHGFHVRCIDRWLASRSSCPMCRQCLFGSCQVIFGCREVALTGSTQSAPVQMNPMDPEGFLVEYRVES from the coding sequence ATGGATGGACAATTTAGGAAGCTGGGAACCCATGCTCCGGTCGTCGGACCACCTCCCAACCCAGCCGGTCCGGTGGCGACCCCGGCCGCGGCCGGGCCGAGCAGATCCTTCACCCAGTTCGATGCCAATGTCATCATGATTCTCGCAGCCTTCCTCTGTGCCATGATATGCGCGCTCGCCGTCAACACCATCGTCCGGTGCTGCCTCCGGTTCACGAACCGGGTTTGGGTCGGCCCTGAACCAGCCGGCACGTTGGACCAGCCGGCCCCGGTCCGGGTCTCCAGGAAGGAGGCCTTGAAGGCATTGCCAACACTGGTCTACTCAACTGGGCTTGGGCTGCCGCTGTCCGGGTCCGACTGCGCCATATGCCTCTCCGAGTTCGCACCGGGCGAGCGAGTCCGGGTGCTGCCGAAGTGCAACCATGGGTTCCATGTCCGGTGCATCGACCGGTGGCTCGCGTCCAGGTCGTCGTGCCCGATGTGCCGGCAGTGCCTGTTCGGCTCGTGCCAGGTGATCTTTGGGTGCAGGGAGGTGGCCCTGACTGGGTCGACTCAGTCGGCCCCCGTCCAAATGAACCCAATGGACCCTGAAGGTTTCCTGGTTGAGTACAGGGTGGAGTCCTAG